The following proteins come from a genomic window of Chlamydiales bacterium:
- a CDS encoding DEAD/DEAH box helicase: MDLEIFRFQAETMVKNGCVREVLFSKGTYQIEVYDPEFQTAFWPFLQFDEEEVIEDAFCSCSLENGFGCVHLMAAYLKISNKGELLHLRFENSFWNVLCTLSADHIGYEGHCLKKKETGRYIFQNAIFFMILGTKKKAQERLRKWVEDRVVETPENSIKFSNLSQEEIHWWRKGRPSPALRYSLSFWSDLAKWALLHEDQASICFYEGLEGLPTHLNVTFPDFEMIWKMQPRDLEKWIPTLSTIDSPLKLLHRVEGKINHIDYDRKTRSFHISQSKKNIRKQGEKTKTIGEWDYLSGKGFFSKNEDFFLDYRCIEEEKVSEFLTNYSEVILPFIFIDKKPTNLSYTLHFDQDWHWHFRAYLFEKEDLQQDDGHLFKHWVYLPNRGFFAVKNVLFKEKKVILFPFQVSHFVNHHRIWLNGQEGFQTHLASIDAYLTYSITKNQNLYFHTKSPFQSIDSYDFGDWIYYGKLGFFSKKYARLGPAIRPGMEIFSGDVSDFIKKNYEEVECIPHFFMDHLPLTERGLEITVKSESSIQIKPVCKGEEHIFFYGDFVYKQGEGFYELPMNMRLPQKYQIERIISQEQLADFFTHELPQIATYLLFIDKRLKLPYKLDLEVSDLMRTKGGDFKAKFEFLTEYGRITLTEIAQGYQKKQRYLFTNGGFIDLHDQKFQWIHQYIPSKDLKFIELTALEFIRLDTTFPLLTSSLDNLNRKMTDQILEEFRECIPYEKPVITGLKSKLRLYQEIGLDWLWFLYQNKLSALLCDEMGLGKTHQAMGLISAALNQGKKSKKKILVVCPTSVIYHWQDKLETFLPEVTLHTFYGLNRALEDIPDEGIVLTTYGILRLDKHLLEKIFFEVVIFDEIQVAKNASSRIHKALTHIQARMRLGLTGTPIENNLYELKALFDIILPGYMPSEVRYRKIFIDPIEREDDEKKSLLRQIIRPFVLRRRKSEVIQELPAKSEDKSYCELSQQQYDLYQASFSKDYDQLMIELQNSQMPVNYLHIFALLSRLKQICNHPALVEKKPQDYKKYQSGKWDLFVELIEEARESEQKVVVFSQYLHMLDIVENYLKEKRWGYAQIRGKTVNRKKELKKFQEDPNCVVFIGSLQAAGLGIDLTAASVVIMYDRWWNAARENQAIDRVHRIGQKWGVQVYKLITKGTIEEKIDQMISRKAQLLEEIVHADDQLVLKKLTRSELIELLTYDQLMKEK, from the coding sequence ATGGATTTAGAAATTTTTAGATTTCAAGCTGAGACAATGGTGAAAAACGGATGTGTTAGAGAGGTACTCTTTTCAAAAGGGACCTATCAAATAGAAGTTTATGATCCGGAATTTCAAACAGCTTTTTGGCCTTTTCTTCAGTTTGATGAGGAAGAAGTCATCGAGGATGCTTTTTGTTCATGTTCTTTAGAAAATGGGTTTGGATGTGTTCATCTCATGGCAGCTTATCTAAAGATAAGCAATAAAGGAGAACTTCTTCATTTACGCTTTGAAAATTCTTTTTGGAATGTACTCTGCACCTTGTCTGCTGATCATATTGGATATGAAGGGCACTGTTTAAAAAAAAAAGAAACAGGAAGATACATATTTCAAAATGCCATTTTTTTCATGATTCTAGGAACAAAGAAAAAAGCACAAGAAAGGCTTAGGAAGTGGGTTGAGGATAGGGTAGTTGAAACTCCAGAAAATTCGATTAAATTTTCTAATCTTTCTCAGGAAGAAATTCATTGGTGGCGTAAAGGAAGACCTAGCCCTGCTCTACGTTATTCTCTTTCTTTTTGGTCTGATTTGGCTAAATGGGCGTTATTACACGAAGATCAGGCATCAATTTGTTTTTATGAGGGATTAGAAGGATTACCAACTCATTTAAATGTCACTTTCCCAGATTTTGAGATGATTTGGAAAATGCAACCTAGAGATCTCGAAAAGTGGATTCCAACTCTTTCAACAATTGATAGCCCATTAAAACTTTTGCATAGAGTCGAAGGAAAAATTAACCACATCGATTACGATCGAAAAACCCGATCTTTTCATATCTCACAATCTAAAAAAAACATTAGAAAGCAAGGAGAAAAAACCAAAACCATTGGAGAATGGGATTATCTTTCTGGTAAGGGGTTTTTCTCTAAAAATGAAGATTTTTTTCTCGATTATAGATGCATTGAAGAGGAAAAAGTTTCTGAATTTTTGACAAATTATTCAGAGGTAATTCTTCCTTTTATTTTTATTGATAAAAAGCCGACTAACCTTTCTTATACTCTACACTTTGACCAGGATTGGCATTGGCATTTTAGGGCATATCTTTTTGAAAAAGAAGATCTGCAACAAGATGATGGACATCTATTTAAACACTGGGTCTATCTGCCTAATCGAGGATTTTTTGCAGTTAAGAATGTCTTGTTTAAAGAAAAAAAAGTGATTTTGTTTCCATTTCAGGTCTCTCATTTTGTTAACCATCATCGTATTTGGTTGAATGGACAAGAGGGATTTCAAACACATTTAGCAAGCATAGACGCTTATTTAACTTATTCCATTACAAAGAACCAAAATCTCTATTTTCATACAAAATCTCCTTTTCAATCGATAGATTCGTATGATTTTGGAGATTGGATTTATTATGGAAAATTAGGATTTTTTTCTAAAAAATATGCTCGTTTAGGTCCTGCAATACGTCCTGGCATGGAGATTTTTTCTGGAGACGTATCTGATTTTATCAAAAAGAATTATGAAGAAGTGGAGTGTATTCCTCATTTTTTTATGGACCATCTTCCTCTGACAGAAAGAGGATTGGAAATAACGGTTAAATCAGAGAGCTCTATTCAAATCAAGCCAGTGTGTAAAGGGGAAGAGCATATTTTCTTCTATGGAGATTTTGTTTACAAACAAGGAGAGGGATTTTATGAACTGCCAATGAATATGCGTCTGCCCCAAAAATACCAAATTGAAAGAATAATTTCCCAAGAGCAGTTAGCAGATTTTTTTACTCATGAATTGCCTCAAATTGCCACTTATCTTCTATTTATCGATAAGCGTTTAAAGTTACCTTATAAATTAGATCTTGAAGTGAGTGACCTTATGCGTACAAAGGGTGGAGATTTTAAAGCAAAATTTGAATTTCTCACTGAATATGGACGGATTACACTCACTGAAATTGCTCAAGGTTATCAAAAAAAACAACGTTATCTTTTCACAAATGGTGGATTCATTGATCTACATGATCAAAAATTCCAATGGATTCATCAATATATTCCATCAAAAGATTTAAAATTCATTGAATTGACTGCTCTTGAATTTATTCGACTTGACACCACTTTTCCTCTTCTTACTTCTTCCTTAGATAATCTAAATAGAAAGATGACCGATCAAATTTTGGAAGAATTTCGCGAATGTATTCCTTATGAAAAACCTGTCATTACGGGGTTAAAAAGCAAGCTACGCTTATATCAGGAAATCGGTTTGGATTGGTTATGGTTTTTGTATCAAAACAAATTGTCTGCACTTCTTTGTGATGAGATGGGCTTAGGTAAAACTCATCAAGCTATGGGATTAATCAGTGCAGCTTTGAATCAGGGAAAGAAATCTAAAAAAAAAATTTTAGTAGTTTGTCCTACCTCTGTGATTTACCATTGGCAAGATAAGCTAGAGACCTTTTTACCTGAAGTCACCTTACATACTTTCTATGGTCTAAATCGTGCATTAGAGGACATTCCAGATGAGGGAATTGTACTCACCACATATGGTATCCTTCGATTAGATAAGCATCTGCTGGAGAAAATATTTTTTGAGGTTGTAATTTTTGATGAAATTCAAGTGGCAAAAAATGCTTCGAGTCGGATTCACAAGGCACTGACTCATATTCAGGCGCGCATGCGTCTTGGCTTAACAGGAACTCCTATTGAAAACAATTTATATGAGCTGAAAGCACTTTTTGACATTATTCTTCCTGGGTATATGCCCTCAGAGGTACGCTATCGAAAAATATTTATCGATCCGATCGAGAGAGAAGATGATGAGAAAAAATCACTTTTGCGTCAGATAATTCGCCCTTTTGTTTTAAGACGTCGTAAAAGCGAAGTCATTCAAGAACTTCCTGCAAAAAGCGAAGATAAGTCCTATTGTGAGCTTTCTCAGCAACAATATGATCTCTATCAAGCCTCTTTTTCTAAAGACTATGATCAATTAATGATTGAATTACAAAACTCTCAGATGCCAGTTAACTATCTACATATTTTTGCTCTTCTTTCTCGGTTAAAACAAATCTGTAACCATCCTGCGCTTGTAGAAAAGAAGCCTCAGGATTATAAAAAATACCAATCAGGCAAATGGGACCTTTTTGTTGAATTGATTGAAGAAGCACGAGAGAGTGAACAGAAAGTGGTGGTTTTTTCCCAATATCTTCACATGCTTGACATCGTAGAAAATTATTTAAAAGAAAAAAGATGGGGCTATGCTCAGATTCGGGGGAAAACCGTGAATCGAAAGAAAGAATTAAAAAAATTCCAGGAAGATCCTAATTGTGTTGTGTTCATTGGCTCTCTACAGGCAGCAGGCCTAGGCATTGATTTAACTGCTGCAAGTGTGGTGATTATGTATGATCGGTGGTGGAATGCTGCTAGAGAAAATCAAGCGATTGACCGTGTCCATCGTATAGGTCAAAAATGGGGAGTACAAGTCTATAAATTGATTACAAAAGGAACAATTGAAGAAAAAATTGATCAGATGATTTCAAGAAAAGCTCAGCTTTTAGAAGAGATAGTGCATGCTGATGATCAGCTTGTTTTGAAAAAATTGACTCGCTCAGAATTAATCGAATTACTTACGTATGATCAGCTGATGAAAGAAAAATAA
- a CDS encoding Lpg1974 family pore-forming outer membrane protein: MFRFLILTAATILGLHGQIPAFAREDKVDMLDSYYRASSFDESEMVCARENNNAVKPPCYFEGNYIPNACPSRIFLFEADYLYWQTRSDELPYAVINATTGASPDLVLTSGKFYRLQPEYNSGVRLGGKVFIPALRNLLFSGKWTYYQTTGNGNTPTLLASEYMYPTWMNPNQNPLPALAEGEYSLQTNIADFSIERIFFPSSKLKINSLIGVRALWLDQGLNVLYSGGSLADPVLSKNTANLSGTGLRTGVSTQWNLCYGLSVLGWSYIDLIWSKTTINQRNEYQADIRAATQDIIFTTNPMFELFLGLCWEKIVASKNMSRGTNVSARIGWEQQYLINGVQFNQYTEFRSTDAISAIVHQTGGLSFGGLTAGLSIGF, encoded by the coding sequence ATGTTCCGTTTTTTAATATTAACGGCTGCAACCATTTTAGGACTCCATGGGCAAATACCTGCTTTTGCTCGAGAAGATAAAGTTGATATGCTAGATAGCTATTATCGAGCATCTAGCTTTGATGAATCAGAAATGGTTTGTGCACGTGAAAATAACAATGCTGTTAAACCTCCTTGTTATTTTGAAGGGAATTACATTCCCAATGCTTGTCCCTCTAGAATCTTTCTTTTTGAAGCAGATTATCTCTATTGGCAAACACGCTCAGATGAATTGCCTTATGCAGTGATCAATGCGACAACAGGGGCAAGCCCTGATCTTGTTCTAACTTCTGGAAAGTTTTATCGTCTTCAACCTGAATATAATTCAGGAGTAAGACTTGGAGGTAAGGTTTTTATTCCTGCTCTGAGAAACCTACTCTTTTCAGGGAAATGGACCTATTATCAAACAACAGGAAATGGAAATACTCCAACTTTATTAGCTAGTGAGTATATGTATCCAACATGGATGAATCCTAATCAAAATCCATTGCCAGCTCTTGCTGAAGGAGAGTACTCTCTACAAACTAATATCGCGGACTTTTCAATAGAACGGATATTTTTCCCTTCGAGTAAGTTGAAAATTAACTCTTTGATAGGAGTCCGTGCTCTTTGGCTTGATCAAGGATTGAATGTTTTATATTCAGGAGGAAGCCTTGCAGATCCGGTCTTATCCAAAAATACTGCAAATTTATCGGGTACGGGTTTGCGAACTGGAGTATCTACTCAATGGAATCTTTGCTATGGTCTGAGTGTCCTAGGATGGTCATATATTGATCTTATCTGGTCTAAAACAACGATCAATCAACGAAATGAGTATCAAGCAGACATTCGTGCTGCGACTCAAGATATTATTTTCACTACTAATCCAATGTTTGAGCTATTTTTAGGCCTTTGCTGGGAAAAAATTGTTGCATCTAAAAATATGTCTAGGGGTACAAATGTATCTGCTCGGATTGGATGGGAGCAGCAGTATTTGATTAACGGTGTGCAATTTAATCAATATACTGAATTCCGCAGCACAGATGCAATCTCAGCGATTGTTCATCAAACAGGGGGCCTTTCTTTTGGTGGCCTAACTGCTGGTCTATCTATTGGATTCTAG
- a CDS encoding Lpg1974 family pore-forming outer membrane protein: MFRFLVLTGVVVLGIHGQAPALAREVIPDENVYYDASSLNTPEALCARNPNQTNGAKSLYCCDDSSSYNCNSFPSISFLFEADYLYWQARVDDLTYGFVWTTSGVDPDVRVEAGDRYQVNPESKSGVRLGIGLPIPYVDRVLFSARWTYYATAGDGRAVGGSNKYLMSPWTNPAKTAISNIGNAKYNMVVNIADFSLEHNLFASNELTITPLVGARCLWMNQDLNVTYSGGDFTLSPLYAHNENRLLGGGLRTGLSTEWNMGCGWSILGWSYIDLLWSKVKVHQDNIYGGDTNSIMKTDSRTFNPVFELFLGLSWESPLWCTNMRARIGWEEQVFLNAIQFNRYTQFTGQEDLLNIYQTGNVALGGLTVGLSIEY; encoded by the coding sequence ATGTTCCGTTTTTTGGTATTAACGGGTGTAGTAGTTTTAGGAATCCATGGGCAAGCACCTGCTCTTGCTCGAGAAGTTATTCCTGATGAAAATGTTTATTACGATGCTTCAAGTCTAAATACACCAGAAGCTTTATGTGCACGGAATCCTAATCAAACGAATGGTGCGAAATCGCTTTATTGCTGTGACGACTCATCGTCTTATAATTGTAATAGTTTCCCTTCAATATCCTTTCTTTTTGAAGCAGATTATCTCTATTGGCAAGCACGTGTTGATGATTTGACCTATGGTTTTGTATGGACAACATCCGGTGTGGATCCTGATGTTAGAGTAGAAGCTGGAGATCGTTATCAAGTTAATCCTGAAAGTAAATCTGGAGTAAGACTAGGAATCGGTCTTCCTATTCCTTATGTAGATAGAGTTTTGTTTTCAGCTAGATGGACCTATTATGCTACAGCAGGAGATGGAAGAGCTGTTGGCGGTTCAAATAAGTACTTGATGTCTCCTTGGACCAATCCTGCTAAAACGGCGATTTCTAATATAGGAAATGCAAAGTATAATATGGTTGTAAATATTGCAGATTTTTCTCTTGAACACAATCTATTTGCTTCTAATGAACTGACAATTACTCCTTTGGTTGGAGCACGTTGTCTCTGGATGAATCAAGATTTAAACGTCACCTATTCAGGAGGAGATTTTACACTAAGTCCATTATATGCTCACAATGAGAATAGATTATTAGGAGGTGGATTGAGAACTGGTCTATCTACTGAATGGAATATGGGGTGTGGTTGGAGCATACTAGGATGGTCCTACATCGATCTTTTATGGTCAAAAGTGAAAGTTCATCAAGACAATATCTATGGCGGTGATACTAATAGTATCATGAAGACTGATTCTCGTACCTTCAATCCCGTTTTTGAATTGTTTTTAGGACTCTCATGGGAAAGCCCTCTTTGGTGCACAAATATGCGTGCTCGAATCGGTTGGGAAGAGCAAGTATTCTTAAATGCAATACAATTTAATAGATACACCCAATTTACTGGTCAAGAAGATCTACTTAATATCTATCAAACAGGGAACGTAGCTCTAGGTGGTTTGACTGTTGGGTTATCCATCGAATATTAA
- the der gene encoding ribosome biogenesis GTPase Der: MFKLAIIGRPNVGKSSLFNKFCNKRIAIVDEVEGSTRDRLYGQANLFGMSFEVIDTGGIDLGSSDRFYDQIRKQAENAILEADTLIMVVDGQVGITEIDQSIARFLLKTGKPLTLAINKIDNLAEQDRLHRFYSLGISNIVPVSAVHGYQIAELLEIAWKGFSLTQESLIYHKDHIAIIGRTNVGKSTLVNALVNEERSLASSIRGTTRDSIDIPIQFDGKEYILIDTAGVRRKKSEHTAVEKFATIRTEGAIERCDLCLLVLDGSEGMTTQEKQIVQRIEKAGKSCIVLMNKWDLVKGFRSEHCLRALYQQVPFLSHCPVLFISAKYKNNLHRIFPQIETVIKASKYRVSTHQLNLFLKDTLAINPPPAIHGKRLRVYYMTQIAIQPPRFILFINHPSLISHSYKRYLTNQLRKKYGYLGTPLQLQLRSKAYQKK, encoded by the coding sequence ATGTTTAAGCTTGCGATTATTGGTAGACCGAATGTCGGTAAATCTTCTCTTTTCAATAAATTCTGCAATAAACGGATCGCCATTGTAGATGAAGTAGAAGGAAGTACCCGCGATCGTCTTTATGGACAAGCCAATTTATTTGGTATGTCTTTTGAAGTCATTGATACTGGAGGAATTGATCTTGGATCATCTGATAGATTTTATGATCAAATCCGCAAACAAGCGGAAAATGCCATTCTTGAAGCTGACACATTAATCATGGTAGTTGATGGACAGGTGGGAATCACTGAAATCGATCAATCAATTGCTCGGTTTCTTTTAAAAACTGGAAAGCCTCTTACATTAGCCATCAATAAAATTGATAATCTAGCCGAACAAGATCGATTACACCGTTTTTATTCTCTTGGAATTTCCAACATCGTTCCTGTTTCTGCAGTCCATGGCTATCAGATCGCTGAGCTTCTTGAGATTGCATGGAAAGGATTTTCTCTAACACAAGAGAGCTTGATCTATCATAAAGATCATATTGCGATTATTGGTCGAACAAATGTAGGTAAATCTACATTAGTCAATGCTCTGGTCAATGAAGAGAGATCTCTTGCGAGTTCTATACGAGGAACAACTCGTGATAGTATTGACATTCCTATTCAGTTTGATGGGAAAGAGTATATTCTCATTGATACTGCTGGAGTGCGACGTAAAAAATCTGAGCATACAGCTGTTGAAAAATTTGCTACGATACGCACAGAAGGGGCAATTGAACGTTGTGATCTCTGTTTATTAGTCCTTGATGGATCTGAGGGGATGACAACTCAAGAAAAGCAGATTGTTCAGCGGATTGAAAAAGCTGGGAAAAGTTGTATTGTTCTAATGAATAAATGGGACTTAGTGAAAGGATTTCGATCGGAACACTGTCTTCGTGCTCTATACCAACAGGTACCTTTCTTAAGCCATTGTCCTGTGCTTTTCATTTCAGCAAAATATAAAAACAATCTTCATCGTATTTTCCCTCAAATCGAAACTGTGATCAAAGCTTCTAAATATCGCGTCTCTACCCATCAATTAAATCTTTTTCTCAAAGATACATTAGCCATCAATCCTCCACCCGCCATTCATGGAAAACGCCTACGCGTTTACTACATGACACAAATTGCTATTCAGCCTCCTCGATTTATTCTATTCATTAACCATCCCTCCCTCATTTCCCATTCTTATAAGCGTTATTTAACCAATCAACTTCGGAAAAAATATGGTTATTTAGGTACTCCATTGCAACTTCAACTCCGTAGTAAAGCCTATCAAAAAAAATAA
- a CDS encoding SulP family inorganic anion transporter — protein sequence MRPVDFFPFFEDLKKYKLKFLKQDLIAAISVALMALPQSMAYAFLAGLPTSMGIWSVIFGVIFTASFGQSRFLVSGTTNMVAILMQSGISEILYTYYPGIHGQARDVLASNIAIEIILIIGIFQCIAGLLRLGRLTEFTSRSVVMGYISGGAATIVVTQLFPFFGIKEMDQYQPLYQQAWFFIEKIHNLYVPTILLSISSLILLIIFHRISVKIPGAAVVFLLAGSITFFFHLAPEASKSIFEISPGHRIGRIVLLQDFSFLSFDVPRFSIPFFHFRIFTKIIPLAFAIALLSVIEATTIGRNYTSSKDSTYDSNQEIYGLGVSNCFSSFLYAMPSSGSFSRSALNIGSGACTRFSAIMSGLLAFLFIGLFGFLVNKIPISTLSALMIFVAYNMINFKDFFICLRATRGDAFVLLSTFLSSMIFTLDITLYIGVVLSVVIYLKRAAIPYLIDYAFNNFGKLRPLEAKEERPDPRICILQPEGELFFGAADLLQAKLRDISEDDSIKILILQLLNTRYIDASICLMLRELLNYLKATGKKLLISGISTEVWKTLEDSQFINEIGKENLFPANEQLPSEPTRNAYKLAKDYI from the coding sequence ATGCGACCTGTGGATTTCTTTCCGTTTTTTGAGGATTTAAAAAAATATAAATTAAAATTTTTAAAACAAGATCTTATCGCAGCAATTTCAGTTGCATTGATGGCTTTACCACAGAGCATGGCTTATGCTTTCTTAGCTGGTCTGCCGACTTCCATGGGGATTTGGTCAGTAATTTTCGGAGTGATTTTTACAGCGAGTTTTGGCCAGTCTCGTTTTCTTGTCTCAGGAACCACGAATATGGTGGCAATTTTAATGCAATCTGGAATCTCTGAAATTCTCTATACGTATTACCCCGGTATTCATGGGCAAGCGCGTGATGTTTTAGCTTCAAACATTGCCATTGAAATCATCCTAATCATTGGAATTTTCCAGTGTATAGCTGGGTTGTTAAGACTGGGAAGATTAACTGAGTTTACAAGTCGATCCGTAGTTATGGGATATATTTCTGGGGGTGCTGCCACTATTGTAGTGACACAGCTTTTCCCTTTTTTTGGGATTAAGGAAATGGATCAATATCAGCCGCTCTATCAACAAGCTTGGTTTTTCATTGAAAAAATACACAATCTATACGTACCTACGATCCTACTATCAATAAGTTCTTTGATACTATTAATTATTTTCCACCGGATATCTGTAAAAATTCCAGGAGCAGCAGTTGTTTTTTTATTAGCTGGTAGTATAACATTTTTTTTTCATCTTGCTCCAGAAGCGTCTAAAAGCATTTTTGAGATTTCTCCAGGTCATCGGATTGGACGTATTGTCTTATTACAAGATTTTAGTTTTCTCTCTTTTGATGTTCCAAGATTCTCTATCCCTTTTTTTCATTTTCGGATTTTCACGAAAATCATTCCATTAGCTTTTGCTATTGCGCTTTTGAGTGTGATTGAAGCCACGACAATTGGACGTAATTATACAAGTTCAAAAGATTCTACATATGATAGTAATCAAGAGATTTATGGGCTAGGGGTTAGCAATTGCTTTTCTTCTTTTTTGTATGCCATGCCTAGCTCAGGGAGTTTTTCAAGAAGTGCACTCAATATAGGTTCAGGAGCTTGCACCCGTTTTTCTGCAATTATGAGTGGTTTATTAGCTTTTCTATTTATTGGATTATTTGGATTTCTTGTAAATAAGATTCCTATAAGTACGTTGAGCGCACTGATGATTTTTGTAGCTTATAATATGATTAATTTTAAAGATTTTTTCATCTGTTTACGTGCTACACGTGGGGATGCATTTGTTCTTCTTTCTACATTTTTATCTAGTATGATTTTTACTCTTGATATTACCCTTTATATAGGGGTGGTTTTATCAGTGGTGATTTATTTAAAAAGAGCAGCTATCCCTTATCTTATTGATTATGCATTTAATAATTTTGGCAAATTACGTCCTCTTGAGGCTAAAGAGGAACGTCCCGATCCTCGTATCTGTATTTTACAACCAGAAGGAGAATTATTTTTCGGAGCGGCTGATCTTCTGCAAGCTAAACTAAGAGATATCTCCGAAGACGATTCAATTAAAATCCTCATTCTTCAACTACTCAATACGCGTTATATTGATGCTTCAATTTGTCTCATGCTAAGAGAGCTACTCAACTACTTAAAGGCAACAGGCAAAAAGTTATTGATCAGCGGAATTTCAACAGAGGTATGGAAAACATTAGAAGATTCACAATTTATCAACGAGATTGGGAAAGAAAATCTTTTCCCAGCTAATGAGCAACTTCCAAGTGAACCAACTCGTAATGCTTATAAACTCGCGAAAGATTATATTTGA
- the yidD gene encoding membrane protein insertion efficiency factor YidD, whose protein sequence is MIRFFQNYISPIDGPRSSFYPSSSQYTFEAIQKYGVFRGISMGCDRLMRENNETWIYKNIKKEGIQLKIDLLQ, encoded by the coding sequence TTGATTCGTTTTTTCCAAAATTATATCTCTCCAATTGACGGCCCAAGAAGTAGTTTCTATCCAAGTAGTTCTCAGTATACATTTGAAGCAATTCAAAAATATGGTGTCTTTCGTGGCATTTCCATGGGTTGTGACCGTTTGATGCGTGAAAACAATGAAACTTGGATTTACAAAAACATAAAAAAAGAGGGGATTCAACTGAAAATAGACTTGCTTCAATAA